Proteins encoded in a region of the Streptomyces violaceoruber genome:
- a CDS encoding ABC transporter ATP-binding protein, protein MPTKPAPATDLVPDAAPDAVPDAAEKRSTVRALLRLWPYVRPVRARLGTAAVIAILASCVGLVIPLVLKWMVDGPVADGDPAGVWLGALYLLLLGLAEALLFGVRRWLVARPLAGVEAGMRADLYRRLQRLPVAFHDRWASGQLLSRGTTDLMLLRMFLAFPLTFLLVNGVTILVGVGIMLVQDWTLGLVILGPAIPVMITCGIFEKKYSAVARRAQDQVGDLTTVVEESVLGIRIIKGFGRHRSQARAFHELSHTLRGTELRKARLLAAIWAVIVTLPEVAIGAALVVGAVQVADGALSAGTLVAFLSTALALRWPVESIGFLLAMSQEAATATDRYFEVMDAEVEADPAAGGRAAGAMGVPPLERSRERGRVGDGGASQAVRAPGEAPSSEQRPLPEVSANAVRPQGLRFEHVRFRYPDAAPDSTPLLTDVDLHIRPGESMALVGATGSGKTTLTALVPRLHEVTEGRITLDGEDITALSREELRSMVAVAFEEPTLFSATVGENVLMGAGEGADDEALDRALAVAQADFAHALPQGTGTQVGEQGLSLSGGQRQRLALARAVVGRPRFLVLDDPLSALDVHTEAAVEAALRQVLADTTALIVAHRPSTVLLADRVALLSEGRIAAVGTHHELLRTSPEYAHLMSGSDGHEGDEGPQEGDGR, encoded by the coding sequence ATGCCCACGAAACCTGCACCCGCCACGGATCTCGTCCCGGACGCCGCCCCGGACGCCGTCCCGGACGCCGCCGAGAAGCGTTCCACCGTACGTGCCCTGCTGCGGCTGTGGCCCTATGTGCGACCGGTGCGCGCGCGGTTGGGGACGGCCGCGGTCATAGCGATCCTCGCCTCCTGCGTGGGTCTGGTGATCCCGCTGGTCCTGAAGTGGATGGTGGACGGGCCGGTCGCCGACGGTGATCCGGCGGGCGTGTGGCTCGGGGCGCTGTACCTGCTGCTCCTCGGGCTGGCGGAGGCGCTGCTGTTCGGTGTGCGGCGGTGGCTGGTGGCCAGGCCGCTGGCGGGTGTCGAGGCGGGCATGCGGGCGGATCTCTACCGGCGTCTGCAACGCCTGCCGGTGGCCTTCCACGACCGCTGGGCCTCGGGGCAGTTGCTGTCGCGCGGGACGACCGACCTGATGCTGCTCCGCATGTTCCTCGCCTTCCCGCTGACGTTCCTGCTGGTCAACGGCGTGACGATCCTGGTCGGCGTGGGCATCATGCTGGTCCAGGACTGGACGCTCGGGCTGGTCATCCTGGGGCCCGCCATCCCGGTGATGATCACCTGCGGGATCTTCGAGAAGAAGTACTCCGCGGTGGCGCGGCGCGCGCAGGACCAGGTCGGGGATCTGACGACCGTGGTCGAGGAGAGCGTGCTCGGCATCCGGATCATCAAGGGCTTCGGCCGGCACCGCAGCCAGGCCCGCGCCTTCCACGAGCTGTCGCACACACTGCGCGGCACGGAGCTGCGCAAGGCGCGGCTGCTCGCGGCCATCTGGGCGGTCATCGTGACGCTGCCCGAGGTGGCGATCGGGGCGGCGCTGGTGGTCGGGGCGGTCCAGGTGGCGGACGGGGCGCTGTCGGCGGGGACGCTGGTGGCGTTCCTGTCCACGGCGCTGGCGCTGCGGTGGCCGGTGGAGTCCATCGGCTTCCTGCTGGCGATGAGCCAGGAGGCGGCGACGGCCACGGACCGGTACTTCGAGGTGATGGACGCGGAGGTGGAAGCCGACCCGGCTGCGGGCGGTCGTGCCGCCGGGGCGATGGGGGTCCCCCCGCTCGAGCGAAGCCGAGAGCGGGGGAGGGTGGGCGATGGGGGTGCCTCCCAGGCCGTCCGGGCACCGGGGGAGGCACCGTCCAGCGAGCAGCGCCCCCTCCCCGAGGTCAGCGCCAACGCCGTTCGTCCACAGGGCCTGCGCTTCGAGCACGTCCGGTTCCGGTATCCCGACGCCGCTCCCGACTCCACGCCGCTCCTGACGGACGTCGACCTGCACATCCGTCCCGGCGAGTCCATGGCCCTGGTCGGTGCCACCGGCAGTGGCAAGACGACGCTGACCGCGCTCGTCCCGCGCCTGCACGAGGTGACCGAGGGCCGGATCACGCTGGACGGCGAGGACATCACCGCCCTGTCCCGCGAGGAGCTGCGCTCGATGGTCGCCGTGGCCTTCGAGGAGCCCACCCTCTTCTCGGCCACCGTCGGTGAGAACGTGCTGATGGGTGCGGGTGAGGGCGCCGACGACGAGGCGCTGGACCGCGCGCTCGCCGTCGCGCAGGCCGACTTCGCGCACGCGCTCCCGCAGGGCACCGGCACCCAGGTCGGCGAGCAGGGCCTCAGCCTCTCCGGCGGCCAGCGTCAGCGCCTCGCGCTCGCGCGGGCCGTGGTGGGCAGACCGAGGTTCCTCGTCCTGGACGACCCGCTGTCCGCGCTGGACGTGCACACGGAGGCCGCCGTCGAGGCCGCCCTGCGGCAGGTCCTCGCGGACACCACCGCGCTGATCGTGGCCCACCGCCCTTCCACCGTCCTGCTCGCCGACCGCGTCGCCCTGCTGTCCGAGGGCCGCATCGCCGCCGTCGGCACCCATCACGAACTGCTGCGCACCAGCCCCGAGTACGCCCATCTGATGTCCGGGTCCGACGGGCACGAGGGCGACGAGGGGCCCCAGGAAGGAGACGGCCGATGA
- a CDS encoding response regulator — protein sequence MTDDEATAAAVADDAVISLLIVDDHPVVRDGLRGMFESAPGFRVLGEAAGGTEAVERAAALDPDVVLMDLRMPGGSGVAAIRELTRRGARARVLVLTTYDTDSDTLPAIEAGATGYLLKDAPRDDLFTAVRAAAQGRTVLSPAVASRLVSAVRAPKTPGAEPLSAREREVLALVARGTSNKEIARELFISEATVKTHLTHLYAKLGVNDRAAAVATAYDRGILG from the coding sequence ATGACCGATGACGAAGCGACCGCCGCCGCGGTGGCCGACGACGCCGTGATCTCCCTGCTCATCGTCGACGACCACCCCGTGGTCCGCGACGGCCTGCGCGGCATGTTCGAGTCCGCGCCCGGCTTCCGCGTCCTCGGCGAGGCGGCGGGCGGCACCGAGGCGGTGGAACGGGCCGCCGCGCTCGACCCCGACGTGGTCCTCATGGACCTGCGGATGCCGGGCGGTTCGGGCGTGGCCGCCATCCGTGAGCTGACCAGGCGCGGCGCCCGCGCGAGGGTGCTCGTGCTCACCACGTACGACACCGACTCCGACACGCTGCCCGCGATCGAGGCCGGCGCGACCGGCTACCTCCTCAAGGACGCGCCCCGCGACGACCTGTTCACCGCGGTCCGCGCGGCGGCCCAGGGGCGCACGGTGCTGTCCCCGGCGGTCGCCTCCCGCCTGGTCTCCGCCGTCCGCGCCCCGAAGACCCCCGGCGCCGAGCCCCTCTCCGCCCGCGAGCGCGAGGTGCTCGCCCTGGTGGCGCGCGGCACCTCCAACAAGGAGATCGCCCGGGAGCTGTTCATCAGCGAGGCGACCGTGAAGACCCACCTCACCCACCTCTACGCCAAGCTGGGCGTCAACGACCGGGCGGCGGCCGTCGCGACGGCGTACGACCGGGGCATCCTCGGCTGA
- the glgX gene encoding glycogen debranching protein GlgX translates to MSSAAEREAVPGERAAADGRPAVVVNGARRAAPPPAVPARPGTPVPLGARFRTGPDQVAGTNFALWAGGAEAVELCLFDGPGPGARESRVRLTELTHEIWHGFVPGVRPGQRYGYRVHGRWDPWTGARWNPAKLLLDPYARAVDGDFGLPPEVYGHVRDWPEQRVADTVRDDRDSAPHVPKGVVVHDDDDWSDDRRPKTPWADSVIYELHVRGFTKLHPEIPPELRGTYAGLAHPAAIAHLTRLGVTAVELLPVHQFAHESHLLERGLRNYWGYNSVGYFAPHAGYAASGTTGEQVGEFKRMVRALHAAGIEVILDVVYNHTAEAGELGPTLSLKGIDNRGYYRLQPDARRYADYTGCGNTLHVVQPHVLRLITDSLRYWVTEMGVDGFRFDLAAALARSMHDVDMLSPFLAVIAQDPVLRRVKLIAEPWDVGSGGYQVGAFPPLWTEWNDRYRNAVRDFWRHALPDVREMGYRLSGSSDLYAWGGRRPYASVNFVTAHDGFTLRDLVSYERKHNEANGEGNRDGTDDNRSWNCGTEGETDDAQVRALRRRQLRNLLTTLLLSTGVPMLVAGDEMGRTQRGSNNAYCQDNETGWVDWSLRDDPEWAPLFALASRLIGLRHRHPVLRRRAFFSGRAHSADGLRDLAWFTAGGTEMTERDWYAPAATLGMYLSGRDIPGRDEHGDPVVDDSFLAVLHAGGEPAGFVLPGAPWAERYEVVVDTGQEEQGEAPGTAHPAGAEITVPARTVLLLRAG, encoded by the coding sequence GTGTCCAGCGCAGCCGAGCGGGAGGCGGTGCCCGGGGAGCGGGCCGCCGCGGACGGGCGCCCCGCCGTCGTGGTCAATGGTGCGCGGCGCGCCGCTCCGCCGCCCGCCGTGCCGGCCCGGCCGGGCACCCCGGTGCCGCTGGGCGCCCGGTTCCGGACCGGCCCGGACCAGGTGGCGGGGACCAACTTCGCCCTGTGGGCGGGCGGGGCGGAGGCGGTCGAGCTGTGCCTGTTCGACGGGCCGGGCCCCGGCGCCAGGGAGAGCCGGGTGCGGCTGACCGAGCTGACGCACGAGATCTGGCACGGTTTCGTGCCGGGCGTCCGGCCCGGGCAGCGTTACGGCTACCGGGTGCACGGCCGCTGGGACCCGTGGACCGGCGCCCGCTGGAATCCGGCGAAGCTGCTCCTCGACCCGTACGCCCGCGCCGTGGACGGCGACTTCGGTCTGCCGCCCGAGGTGTACGGCCACGTGCGGGACTGGCCGGAGCAGCGGGTCGCGGACACCGTGCGCGACGACCGCGACTCGGCGCCGCACGTCCCCAAGGGCGTCGTGGTCCATGACGACGACGACTGGTCGGACGACCGGCGGCCCAAGACGCCGTGGGCGGACTCGGTCATCTACGAGCTGCACGTGCGCGGCTTCACCAAGCTCCACCCGGAGATCCCGCCCGAGCTGCGCGGCACCTACGCGGGCCTCGCCCACCCGGCGGCGATCGCGCACCTGACGCGGCTGGGCGTGACGGCGGTGGAGCTGCTGCCGGTGCACCAGTTCGCGCACGAGAGCCATCTGCTGGAGCGCGGCCTGAGAAACTACTGGGGCTACAACTCGGTCGGCTACTTCGCCCCGCACGCCGGCTACGCCGCCTCCGGCACCACCGGTGAACAGGTCGGCGAGTTCAAGCGGATGGTGCGCGCGCTGCACGCGGCCGGCATCGAGGTGATCCTCGACGTGGTCTACAACCACACGGCGGAGGCGGGCGAGCTGGGCCCGACGCTCTCCCTGAAGGGCATCGACAACCGCGGCTACTACCGTCTCCAGCCCGACGCCCGCCGGTACGCCGACTACACCGGCTGCGGCAACACCCTGCACGTGGTCCAGCCGCACGTGCTGCGCCTGATCACCGACTCGCTGCGGTACTGGGTCACCGAGATGGGCGTGGACGGCTTCCGCTTCGACCTGGCCGCGGCGCTGGCCCGCTCGATGCACGACGTCGACATGCTCTCCCCGTTCCTCGCGGTGATCGCGCAGGACCCGGTGCTGCGCCGGGTGAAGCTGATCGCCGAGCCGTGGGACGTGGGCTCGGGCGGCTACCAGGTCGGCGCCTTCCCGCCGCTGTGGACCGAGTGGAACGACCGCTACCGCAATGCGGTCCGGGACTTCTGGCGGCACGCGCTGCCGGACGTCCGGGAGATGGGCTACCGCCTGTCGGGCTCCAGCGACCTGTACGCGTGGGGCGGACGCAGGCCGTACGCCTCGGTCAACTTCGTCACCGCGCACGACGGCTTCACGCTGCGCGACCTGGTGTCGTACGAGCGCAAGCACAACGAGGCCAACGGCGAGGGCAACCGGGACGGCACGGACGACAACCGGTCCTGGAACTGCGGCACGGAGGGCGAGACGGACGACGCGCAGGTCCGCGCGCTGCGGCGGCGCCAGCTCCGCAACCTGCTGACCACGCTGCTGCTGTCGACCGGGGTGCCGATGCTGGTGGCGGGCGACGAGATGGGCCGCACCCAGCGCGGGAGCAACAACGCCTACTGCCAGGACAACGAGACCGGCTGGGTGGACTGGAGCCTGCGGGACGACCCGGAGTGGGCCCCCCTGTTCGCGCTGGCCTCCCGGCTGATCGGCCTGCGCCACCGGCACCCGGTGCTGCGCCGGCGGGCCTTCTTCTCCGGCCGCGCGCACTCCGCGGACGGCCTGCGCGACCTGGCCTGGTTCACCGCGGGCGGCACGGAGATGACGGAGCGGGACTGGTACGCCCCCGCCGCCACCCTCGGCATGTACCTGTCCGGGCGGGACATCCCGGGCCGCGACGAGCACGGCGACCCGGTCGTCGACGACAGCTTCCTGGCCGTGCTGCACGCGGGCGGGGAGCCGGCCGGCTTCGTCCTGCCGGGCGCCCCGTGGGCGGAGCGGTACGAGGTGGTCGTCGACACCGGGCAGGAGGAACAGGGCGAGGCACCGGGCACCGCACACCCCGCGGGAGCGGAGATCACGGTCCCGGCGCGGACGGTGCTGCTGCTGAGGGCGGGGTGA
- a CDS encoding ABC transporter ATP-binding protein translates to MPVIEVTDLRKSYGGRPVVDGVSFAVEEGEIFGVLGPNGAGKTTTVECVEGLRVPDAGRVRVTGLDPVADHRRVAEVLGAQLQQSELQPKLTVREALELYAAFYPKPADWRPLAERLDLVPMLDTRFAKLSGGQKQRLFIALALVGDPRVVVLDELTTGLDPRARRETWQLIEDIRAGGVTVLLVTHFMEEAQRLCDRIAVIDRGRIAALDTPAGLIRRSTGATVISFTPSAPLDEADLRALPELASAEFRDGRVTLSGTDETVNAVITLLARTRVTAHQLRVTDTTLDDAFLDLTEATA, encoded by the coding sequence ATGCCCGTCATCGAAGTCACCGACCTGCGCAAGTCCTACGGGGGCCGCCCCGTCGTCGACGGTGTGTCCTTCGCCGTCGAGGAGGGCGAGATCTTCGGCGTCCTCGGCCCCAACGGCGCCGGCAAGACCACCACCGTCGAGTGCGTCGAGGGACTGCGCGTCCCCGACGCCGGCCGGGTCCGGGTCACCGGCCTCGACCCCGTCGCCGACCACCGGCGGGTCGCCGAGGTCCTCGGCGCCCAGCTCCAGCAGAGCGAACTCCAGCCCAAACTCACCGTCCGCGAGGCGCTGGAGCTGTACGCCGCCTTCTACCCGAAGCCCGCCGACTGGCGCCCGCTCGCCGAGCGGCTCGACCTCGTCCCGATGCTGGACACCCGGTTCGCCAAGCTCTCCGGCGGCCAGAAGCAGCGCCTGTTCATCGCGCTGGCCCTGGTCGGCGACCCGCGCGTCGTCGTCCTGGACGAGCTGACCACCGGTCTCGACCCGCGCGCCCGCCGGGAGACCTGGCAGCTCATCGAGGACATCCGCGCGGGCGGCGTCACCGTCCTGCTGGTCACCCACTTCATGGAGGAGGCCCAGCGGCTGTGCGACCGGATCGCGGTGATCGACCGGGGGCGTATCGCCGCGCTGGACACCCCGGCCGGACTGATCCGGCGCTCGACCGGCGCCACCGTCATCAGCTTCACTCCGTCCGCGCCGCTGGACGAGGCGGACCTGCGCGCGCTGCCGGAGCTGGCCTCCGCCGAGTTCAGGGACGGCCGCGTCACCCTGTCCGGCACCGACGAGACCGTCAACGCCGTCATCACCCTGCTCGCCCGCACCCGCGTCACCGCGCACCAGCTCCGGGTCACCGACACCACGCTGGACGACGCCTTCCTGGACCTGACGGAGGCCACCGCATGA
- a CDS encoding L,D-transpeptidase produces the protein MRHVHERARRAGAALAALLTWAGLLAGATGCTSDGGGVGSGIGSGIGEMFGKQPAAEDVIRVTPDDGSKAVRPDGKLSVRVPDGRLESVRVVRSQDAQETPVPGRISEDGLSWRPDDGRLALAAKYTVDAVALDGGGHRSARHTTFTTQVPEERFIAYVAPENRSVVGTGMIVSLEFNREITDRAAVERAVTVTAEPAAEIRPHWFGKDRLDFRPKAYWKPGTEVTVDLDLRDVEGAKGVYGLQHKKVAFTVGRSQVSRVDAVERTMQVRRDGTLLATVPITAGAPTTPTYNGRMVITEMLEVTRMNSRTVGFGGEYDIPDVPHAIRLTSSGTFLHGNYWAPADTFGRANVSHGCVGLRDDKGGGSDTPAGWFFDRSLIGDVVEVVHSKDRTVAPDNGLGGWNMKWKEWKAGSAVK, from the coding sequence GTGAGGCACGTACACGAGCGCGCACGGCGCGCGGGCGCCGCTCTGGCCGCCCTTCTGACATGGGCAGGACTGCTGGCCGGGGCCACCGGATGCACCTCGGACGGCGGCGGCGTCGGTTCCGGCATCGGCTCGGGCATCGGCGAGATGTTCGGCAAGCAACCCGCCGCCGAGGACGTCATCCGCGTCACCCCCGACGACGGGAGCAAGGCCGTCCGGCCGGACGGGAAGCTGTCGGTGCGGGTGCCCGACGGGCGCCTGGAGTCGGTGCGGGTCGTCCGGTCGCAGGACGCGCAGGAGACCCCGGTGCCCGGCCGGATCTCCGAGGACGGCCTGTCCTGGCGGCCCGACGACGGCCGGCTCGCCCTCGCCGCCAAGTACACCGTCGACGCCGTCGCCCTGGACGGCGGCGGACACCGCTCGGCCCGGCACACCACGTTCACCACCCAGGTCCCCGAGGAGCGCTTCATCGCCTACGTCGCCCCCGAGAACCGCTCGGTCGTCGGCACCGGCATGATCGTCTCGCTGGAGTTCAATCGCGAGATCACCGACCGCGCCGCCGTCGAACGCGCCGTCACGGTCACCGCGGAGCCCGCCGCCGAGATCCGCCCCCACTGGTTCGGCAAGGACCGCCTCGACTTCCGCCCGAAGGCGTACTGGAAGCCCGGCACCGAGGTCACCGTCGACCTGGACCTGCGGGACGTCGAGGGGGCGAAGGGGGTCTACGGGCTCCAGCACAAGAAGGTCGCCTTCACCGTCGGCCGCAGCCAGGTCTCCCGCGTCGACGCGGTCGAGCGGACCATGCAGGTGCGCCGGGACGGCACCCTGCTGGCCACCGTGCCGATCACCGCGGGCGCTCCGACGACGCCCACCTACAACGGCCGGATGGTGATCACCGAGATGCTCGAGGTCACCCGCATGAACAGCCGCACGGTCGGCTTCGGCGGCGAGTACGACATCCCCGACGTCCCGCACGCCATCCGGCTGACCAGCTCGGGCACCTTCCTGCACGGCAACTACTGGGCGCCCGCCGACACCTTCGGCCGGGCCAACGTCAGCCACGGCTGCGTCGGGCTGCGCGACGACAAGGGCGGCGGTTCCGACACCCCGGCGGGCTGGTTCTTCGACCGCAGCCTCATCGGCGACGTCGTCGAGGTGGTCCACAGCAAGGACAGGACGGTGGCCCCCGACAACGGGCTGGGTGGCTGGAACATGAAGTGGAAGGAATGGAAGGCGGGCAGCGCGGTGAAGTGA
- a CDS encoding sensor histidine kinase, whose translation MTRTVAVDERWAAFHRWGPYALLAVGTLVAWSAADAIGMTTGERRASGALIGAAVVLQLWWNRAARTRPGPSPAGTCYYAVRWAIGFALTWLNPLFAFYAVVGYFGAQYLLPRRLCRAGLFATAVTLAGSQSGGLPPNGVMGWVLFGAILTVNSMLVALFAHFAALEEARSRARVETIAELERTNAALQQALDENAALHAQLLVQAREAGVADERRRLAAEIHDTLAQGLTGIIAQLQVVAAAPDPALGREHLDRALALARHSLGEARRSVHNLSPVALAEDGLPDALKKTVTEWGARTGVQARFTVTGTAEHLHDEVAATLLRIAQEALSNTARHAAADRVGVTLSYMGDEVTLDIRDDGRGFDPLTARECGPGGGFGLDGMRARAERIAGSLTVEAEPGHGTAVSARVPLVRHDR comes from the coding sequence ATGACGCGGACGGTGGCGGTCGACGAGCGGTGGGCGGCGTTCCACCGCTGGGGCCCGTACGCGCTGCTGGCCGTCGGGACGCTGGTCGCCTGGTCGGCCGCCGACGCCATCGGCATGACGACCGGCGAGCGGCGGGCGAGCGGCGCACTGATCGGCGCGGCCGTCGTGCTGCAACTGTGGTGGAACCGGGCGGCGCGCACCCGCCCCGGGCCGTCCCCGGCCGGCACCTGCTACTACGCCGTCCGCTGGGCCATCGGCTTCGCCCTCACCTGGCTGAACCCGCTGTTCGCCTTCTACGCGGTCGTCGGCTACTTCGGCGCCCAGTACCTGCTGCCCCGCAGGCTGTGCCGGGCCGGGCTGTTCGCCACCGCCGTCACCCTCGCGGGTTCGCAGTCCGGCGGGCTGCCGCCGAACGGGGTCATGGGCTGGGTGCTCTTCGGTGCGATCCTCACCGTCAACAGCATGCTGGTGGCCCTCTTCGCGCACTTCGCCGCGCTGGAGGAGGCCCGCAGCCGCGCCCGCGTCGAGACCATCGCCGAACTGGAGCGCACCAACGCCGCCCTCCAGCAGGCCCTCGACGAGAACGCCGCCCTCCACGCCCAGCTCCTCGTGCAGGCCCGCGAGGCCGGGGTCGCCGACGAGCGCAGGCGGCTGGCCGCCGAGATCCACGACACCCTGGCCCAGGGCCTGACCGGCATCATCGCCCAGCTCCAGGTCGTGGCGGCCGCCCCGGACCCGGCGCTGGGCCGGGAGCACCTGGACCGCGCCCTCGCCCTGGCCCGGCACAGCCTCGGCGAGGCCCGCCGCTCCGTGCACAACCTCTCACCGGTCGCGCTGGCCGAGGACGGACTGCCGGACGCGCTGAAGAAGACGGTGACGGAGTGGGGCGCACGCACCGGCGTCCAGGCCCGGTTCACCGTCACCGGCACCGCCGAGCACCTGCACGACGAGGTCGCCGCCACGCTGCTGCGCATCGCCCAGGAGGCCCTGTCCAACACGGCCCGGCACGCGGCCGCCGACCGGGTGGGCGTCACCCTCTCCTACATGGGCGACGAGGTCACCCTCGACATCCGCGACGACGGCCGGGGCTTCGACCCGCTGACCGCGCGGGAGTGCGGCCCCGGCGGCGGTTTCGGCCTGGACGGCATGCGGGCCCGCGCCGAGCGCATCGCCGGTTCGCTCACCGTCGAGGCGGAACCGGGGCACGGCACCGCCGTCTCGGCTCGCGTACCGTTGGTCCGCCATGACCGATGA
- a CDS encoding ABC transporter permease, giving the protein MTTDVFDTAVLRTELRLFRREPGALFWMLVFPTLLLAILGSIPSFREADPSFGGLRPVDAYVPVAVLLGLTVGGLQGMPQVLTGYRERGILRRMSATPVRPAALLSAQMAVCGGAALVSALLALAVGRLAFDVSLPEQPLGYLLALLLAVLAALSLGAVLSALSRTTKIAGAIGSAALFPAMFCAGVWLPVQAMPDLLARIVGWTPFGAAAQALNEAAAGDWPDWSHLAVLVGWTVLLTAAAARWFRWE; this is encoded by the coding sequence ATGACCACCGACGTCTTCGACACCGCCGTACTGAGGACCGAGCTGCGCCTGTTCCGCCGCGAACCCGGCGCGCTGTTCTGGATGCTGGTGTTCCCGACCCTGCTGCTGGCGATCCTCGGTTCCATCCCGTCCTTCCGCGAGGCCGACCCCTCCTTCGGCGGACTGCGCCCGGTCGACGCCTACGTGCCGGTGGCGGTGCTGCTCGGCCTGACCGTCGGCGGCCTCCAGGGCATGCCGCAGGTCCTCACCGGCTACCGGGAGCGGGGCATCCTGCGCCGGATGTCCGCCACCCCGGTGCGCCCGGCGGCGCTGCTGTCCGCCCAGATGGCGGTGTGCGGCGGGGCCGCCCTGGTCTCGGCGCTGCTCGCGCTCGCCGTCGGACGGCTCGCCTTCGACGTGAGCCTGCCCGAGCAGCCCCTCGGCTACCTCCTGGCACTGCTCCTCGCCGTGCTCGCCGCGCTCTCCCTGGGCGCCGTGCTCTCCGCCCTGTCCCGCACCACGAAGATCGCCGGCGCGATCGGGTCGGCCGCGCTGTTCCCGGCGATGTTCTGCGCGGGCGTGTGGCTGCCGGTGCAGGCCATGCCGGACCTGCTGGCCCGGATCGTGGGCTGGACCCCGTTCGGCGCGGCCGCCCAGGCCCTCAACGAGGCCGCGGCGGGCGACTGGCCGGACTGGTCCCACCTGGCGGTCCTGGTGGGCTGGACGGTGCTGCTCACCGCGGCGGCCGCGCGCTGGTTCCGCTGGGAGTGA